In one window of Oleidesulfovibrio alaskensis DSM 16109 DNA:
- a CDS encoding cytochrome c encodes MQRRIITGIVAALFLTTAFSMAFADGGNARKGKYLFRKHCRSCHGASAGDLSPSSKLQKEWRALKADTSSIPCKADWEGLSDSDLNDIFTYMIDFAKDSPSPAKCS; translated from the coding sequence ATGCAACGCAGAATCATCACCGGTATCGTGGCCGCCCTGTTTCTGACCACAGCCTTCAGCATGGCCTTTGCCGACGGCGGCAACGCCCGCAAGGGTAAGTACCTGTTCCGCAAACACTGCCGCAGCTGTCACGGAGCTAGCGCGGGTGATCTTTCGCCCAGTTCAAAGCTGCAGAAAGAATGGCGCGCTCTCAAGGCAGACACGTCATCCATTCCCTGCAAAGCAGACTGGGAAGGCCTTTCCGACAGCGACCTCAACGACATTTTCACCTACATGATCGACTTCGCCAAGGACTCCCCCTCTCCGGCGAAGTGCAGCTAG
- a CDS encoding molybdopterin-dependent oxidoreductase, whose protein sequence is MSDIRQPRLTRRGFFKAAGLAAAAGAGAPVLGSLTPAVRSAKAADPGFTSHYSACDMCFNKCGVIARVQEGVVTKLDPNPKFLKSRGMLCARGNAGIAQLYDSDRLKYPLLRTGKRGEGRWKRIPWDEALDMAAERMQEVRSKYTPCGMLFTAGADLQSQFVSRFAEVFGSYNITSHESLCLLSNNRAYLDTFGETPYADVLNSRYIIMAGANRFEALVTPDSMDMMTALRSGCKLVVLDPRHTKTAALASEWHPIRPGTDMAFMLAVAHVIIAEKLYDEEWIREKTYGLEQLAGHVRPYTPQWAEQECGIPAQDIARMARELAAAAPAAMVYPGRRTSDYSNSTQIRRSFAIVNALLGNWDKPGGLLAARAVGLKGVPYDAPWYDENPFERVDAGIVPGLFEHDGSFVLTREAVLSAEPYPLKGWFVYKTNPMVNAPDRARTIEMCNAMDFMVVVDIAMSDTACMADLVLPAPGYLERQDPASGLQGSSACACVVQRDPVVPALYESRPVFEIVKELAGRLDLAEYFDFTIEEYRAKQLADLPDAPQALERDGVYYNPSKVYGIYEDRIYKTFSHKIELYNQRYESMGLDPMPVYTPPAAAPQGRFRLIIGRNACVTHGSTNNNALIHELVPENTLWIHPQSATPLGIRDGDMVEVSSPAGKGTIKAEVTERIRPDCVYMLTGFGTISDGLSRIKGVGASIAALLEGHYDSVSGNAAMHETFVSVSGRAS, encoded by the coding sequence ATGTCGGACATCAGGCAGCCCAGACTGACCAGACGGGGCTTTTTCAAGGCCGCCGGGCTGGCCGCAGCGGCAGGAGCCGGAGCGCCTGTGCTCGGTTCGCTGACACCGGCCGTACGCTCGGCAAAGGCCGCAGACCCCGGTTTCACCTCACACTATTCCGCCTGCGACATGTGCTTTAATAAATGCGGGGTTATCGCCCGTGTGCAGGAAGGTGTGGTTACCAAACTCGACCCGAACCCCAAATTTCTTAAATCGCGCGGCATGCTGTGTGCCCGCGGCAATGCAGGCATTGCTCAGTTGTATGATTCGGACCGGCTGAAATACCCCCTGCTGCGCACCGGAAAGCGCGGAGAAGGCCGCTGGAAAAGGATTCCGTGGGATGAGGCTCTGGACATGGCGGCCGAACGCATGCAGGAGGTACGCAGCAAGTATACCCCCTGCGGTATGCTGTTCACTGCCGGAGCGGATCTGCAGTCGCAGTTTGTAAGCCGTTTTGCCGAGGTGTTCGGCTCGTACAACATCACTTCGCACGAATCCCTGTGCCTGCTTTCCAACAACCGCGCATATCTTGATACCTTCGGCGAGACTCCGTACGCCGACGTGCTTAACAGCCGTTACATCATCATGGCCGGGGCCAACAGGTTCGAGGCGCTGGTCACCCCCGACTCCATGGACATGATGACCGCCCTGCGCAGCGGCTGCAAACTGGTTGTGCTGGATCCCCGACACACCAAAACGGCAGCACTGGCAAGTGAATGGCACCCCATACGTCCCGGAACAGACATGGCGTTCATGCTTGCAGTCGCCCATGTCATCATTGCTGAAAAATTATACGATGAAGAATGGATACGCGAAAAAACATATGGTCTGGAGCAGCTGGCCGGACATGTGCGGCCCTACACACCGCAATGGGCCGAACAAGAATGCGGCATTCCTGCGCAGGACATAGCCCGCATGGCCCGGGAACTGGCTGCCGCGGCACCTGCAGCCATGGTGTACCCCGGACGGCGCACATCCGATTACAGCAATTCCACCCAGATCCGCCGCAGCTTTGCCATAGTCAACGCCCTGCTGGGCAACTGGGATAAACCCGGCGGCCTGCTTGCCGCACGGGCCGTGGGGTTGAAAGGTGTACCCTATGATGCCCCGTGGTACGACGAAAACCCCTTTGAACGCGTGGACGCAGGCATTGTTCCGGGCCTGTTTGAACATGACGGCTCGTTTGTACTGACCCGCGAGGCGGTGCTCAGCGCAGAGCCTTATCCGCTCAAAGGCTGGTTCGTGTACAAGACCAACCCCATGGTCAATGCCCCCGACCGCGCGCGCACCATTGAAATGTGCAACGCCATGGACTTCATGGTGGTTGTCGATATCGCCATGAGCGACACCGCCTGCATGGCAGACCTTGTCCTGCCTGCTCCCGGTTATCTTGAAAGACAGGACCCGGCATCAGGACTTCAGGGGTCATCGGCCTGCGCCTGTGTGGTGCAGCGCGACCCCGTTGTACCTGCGCTGTACGAATCGCGCCCCGTGTTTGAAATAGTCAAGGAACTGGCCGGAAGGCTTGATCTGGCGGAATACTTTGACTTCACCATAGAAGAATACCGCGCGAAACAGCTTGCCGACCTGCCGGATGCCCCGCAGGCTCTTGAGCGTGACGGCGTGTATTACAACCCCAGCAAGGTCTACGGCATATACGAAGACCGCATATACAAAACATTCAGCCACAAAATAGAGCTGTACAACCAGCGGTACGAAAGCATGGGGCTGGACCCCATGCCCGTCTACACGCCCCCTGCCGCAGCGCCGCAGGGCCGATTCAGGCTGATCATCGGACGCAACGCCTGTGTCACGCACGGTTCCACCAACAACAATGCCCTGATTCACGAACTGGTACCCGAAAACACCCTGTGGATTCATCCGCAATCAGCAACGCCGCTGGGCATACGCGACGGCGACATGGTCGAAGTTTCGTCGCCTGCGGGCAAAGGCACCATAAAGGCGGAAGTCACCGAACGCATCCGCCCCGACTGTGTGTACATGCTCACAGGCTTCGGCACCATTTCTGACGGCCTGAGCCGTATCAAAGGTGTGGGAGCCAGCATAGCCGCCCTGCTGGAAGGGCACTATGACAGTGTTTCCGGCAATGCCGCCATGCACGAAACCTTTGTATCCGTCAGCGGGAGGGCATCATGA
- a CDS encoding 4Fe-4S dicluster domain-containing protein, which translates to MTQQFAMVIDSARCIDCKACVVSCKVANNVPAGFSRNWIKADGPVVKAGKGPFGHFQPGACMHCESPTCVEACPTGATWKDRETGIVEIDPALCIGCGNCIPACPYGARFRNPQKRIADKCNYCPERRAAGLPPACVDTCPTKARVFGDILNPETEAARLLTRNSGHVTQLIHEKSNTAPHMYYVGGTAPAGWMHEAKAPASMRALTGVVAPGVKGLVALSGLGVLVMLGRQLLDSRKSGDGGHDRPHASGSNASGSSASGSNTSGTQHSAPADTEDSRE; encoded by the coding sequence ATGACCCAGCAGTTCGCCATGGTTATCGATTCCGCCAGATGCATCGACTGCAAAGCGTGCGTGGTTTCCTGCAAAGTGGCAAACAATGTTCCGGCAGGATTCTCACGCAACTGGATCAAAGCAGACGGACCGGTGGTCAAGGCGGGAAAAGGGCCTTTCGGGCATTTCCAGCCGGGCGCGTGCATGCACTGCGAATCTCCCACCTGCGTGGAAGCCTGCCCCACAGGCGCCACATGGAAAGACAGGGAGACCGGCATAGTGGAAATAGACCCCGCACTGTGCATCGGCTGCGGCAACTGCATTCCTGCATGCCCGTACGGGGCGCGCTTCCGTAATCCGCAAAAGCGCATTGCCGACAAGTGCAACTACTGCCCCGAACGCCGTGCCGCCGGACTGCCCCCCGCATGTGTGGACACATGCCCCACCAAGGCGCGGGTGTTCGGCGATATTCTGAACCCCGAAACAGAAGCCGCACGGCTGCTTACCCGCAACAGCGGCCATGTGACGCAGCTGATACACGAAAAAAGCAACACGGCACCGCACATGTACTATGTCGGCGGCACCGCACCCGCAGGCTGGATGCATGAAGCAAAGGCTCCGGCATCCATGCGCGCGCTTACCGGTGTTGTGGCACCGGGAGTCAAGGGACTGGTGGCGCTTTCGGGCCTGGGCGTACTGGTTATGCTGGGCAGGCAGCTGCTGGACAGCAGAAAATCAGGCGACGGAGGCCACGACCGGCCACACGCGTCCGGCAGTAATGCGTCCGGCAGCAGTGCTTCCGGCAGCAATACATCCGGCACACAACACTCTGCGCCGGCAGACACCGAAGACAGCAGGGAGTAG
- a CDS encoding formate dehydrogenase subunit gamma: MNRTYKRHDRSDIAIHWFNALCWLLLLVSGLGLISNPALNPLGERLPAALRAFAGGGGNLLVFHEAVGIGWITSFVLYLVLNPRGALFFLKEIFSVSPARDMTWMLRKMVLMTAGEKALRRLGQPADLPPQGFYNMGQKGFAQVAVIGGLVIAATGLVMVFSDAGPVTPSAALTGWAVTLHYLAVGVVLAGLLVHIYMAAISPEERPGFRSMFTGVVPEDYAKHHHRLWYDRVARHTQE, from the coding sequence ATGAACAGAACATACAAGCGCCATGACCGCTCCGACATAGCCATACACTGGTTCAACGCCCTGTGCTGGCTGCTGCTGCTTGTCAGCGGGCTGGGGCTGATCAGCAACCCCGCTCTGAATCCGCTGGGAGAACGCCTGCCGGCGGCACTGCGCGCTTTTGCCGGCGGCGGAGGCAACCTGCTGGTCTTTCACGAAGCCGTGGGAATAGGCTGGATAACTTCCTTTGTGCTGTACCTTGTACTCAACCCGCGCGGCGCACTTTTCTTTCTGAAAGAGATCTTCAGCGTGAGTCCTGCGCGGGACATGACGTGGATGCTGCGCAAGATGGTGCTTATGACCGCAGGCGAAAAAGCCCTGCGCCGTCTCGGACAGCCTGCCGATCTGCCGCCTCAGGGCTTTTACAACATGGGGCAGAAAGGATTCGCGCAGGTGGCCGTCATCGGCGGGCTGGTCATCGCCGCCACCGGACTGGTGATGGTGTTTTCCGACGCGGGACCGGTCACGCCGTCCGCAGCGCTTACAGGCTGGGCGGTAACGCTGCACTATCTTGCTGTGGGTGTGGTTCTGGCAGGTCTGCTGGTGCACATATACATGGCGGCCATATCACCGGAAGAACGGCCGGGGTTCCGCTCCATGTTCACCGGCGTGGTGCCCGAAGATTATGCAAAGCATCACCACCGGCTGTGGTACGACCGCGTGGCCCGTCATACGCAGGAATAA